A genomic stretch from Erigeron canadensis isolate Cc75 chromosome 9, C_canadensis_v1, whole genome shotgun sequence includes:
- the LOC122581625 gene encoding dnaJ protein ERDJ3B has translation MAHYRSRFFVLIYFSLLLIATAAKSYYDILQVPKGASDEQIKRSYRKLALKYHPDKNQGNEDANLKFAEINNAYEVLSNSEKRSIYDRYGEDGLKQHAAGGGGGGGMDINDIFKSFFGGGGQQEEEERVAKGDDVIVDLDATLEDLYMGGSLKVWREKNVLKPAPGKRQCNCRNEVYHRQIGPGMFQQMTEQVCEQCPNVKYEREGNFITVDIEKGMQDGQEVVFYEEGEPIIDGEAGDLKFRIRTAPHDKFRREGNNLHTTATITLSQALVGFEKKITHLDEHQVDIGTKGITKPKEVRKFKGEGMPLHFSNKKGDLYVTFEVLFPTSLTDDQKSKIKAILG, from the exons ATGGCGCATTACAGATCGAGATTCTtcgttttaatttatttttcacttttactTATCGCTACTGCTGC CAAAAGTTATTATGATATATTACAAGTTCCGAAAGGTGCGTCAGATGAACAGATTAAACGGTCGTATAGAAAGCTGGCGTTGAAATATCATCCTGATAAGAATCAAGGAAACGAAGATGCTAACTTAAAATTCGCCGAGATTAACAACg CTTATGAAGTGTTGTCAAATAGTGAGAAAAGGAGTATTTACGATCGGTATGGTGAAGATGGGCTTAAACAGCATGCTGCTGGTGGCGGAGGAGGCGGAGGGATGGATATCAACGACATATTTAAATC GTTTTTTGGTGGTGGGGGCCAACAAGAAGAGGAAGAGAGAGTGGCAAAAGGTGATGATGTCATTGTTGACTTGGATGCAACACTGGAGGATCTGTACATGGGAGGGTCATTAAAG GTCTGGAGGGAGAAAAACGTTTTAAAACCTGCTCCAGGAAAACGACAATGCAACTGTCGGAATGAGGTTTATCACAGGCAAATTGGCCCGGGGATGTTCCAACAGATGACAGAGCAG GTCTGTGAGCAGTGCCCTAATGTTAAGTATGAAAGGGAAGGCAACTTTATTACTGTCGATATTGAGAAAGGAATGCAAGACGGACAA GAAGTGGTGTTTTATGAGGAGGGTGAACCAATTATAGATGGTGAAGCTGGAGATCTTAAG TTCCGCATTCGTACAGCACCACATGACAAGTTTAGGAGAGAAGGCAATAACCTTCATACTACTGCAACAATAACCTTG TCGCAAGCACTAGTTGGTTTTGAGAAGAAAATTACACACCTTGATGAACATCAAGTGGATATTGGCACAAAG GGAATTACTAAACCAAAGGAGGTGAGGAAGTTCAAAGGTGAAGGGATGCCGTTGCATTTTAGCAATAAGAAGGGTGACCTATATGTTACTTTTGAAGTCCTTTTCCCTACATCACTAACAGATGATCAGAAGAGCAAGATTAAAGCCATTCTTGGTTAG
- the LOC122582118 gene encoding transcription repressor MYB6-like has translation MGRAPCCEKIGLRRGRWTAEEDKLLSDYILTHGEGSWRSLPKNAGLLRCGKSCRLRWINYLRSDVKRGNISTEEEDLIIKLHASLGNRWSLIAGHLAGRTDNEIKNYWNSHLSRKIFPTTPSPPTIPTKRRTSTLKSRKPRKTSSKARTSTIIDKQSNTNPSSDGSSVGERIPDSFPSVGEIENVLDDFFHDAGQLNVDPDRVVLNLTDQQINDINMDVENSGQIVESGSAASSSTNDSNEEGKEFGQDWEWECDWDFEIGNNMVGLGLLGGEEEDDIMSWPWVENPTQIVGVDVEKQDAMIAWLLS, from the exons ATGGGAAGAGCTCCTTGTTGCGAGAAAATCGGTTTGAGAAGGGGAAGATGGACCGCGGAAGAAGATAAATTGTTATCGGATTATATTCTAACTCATGGTGAAGGCTCTTGGAGATCTTTGCCTAAAAATGCAG GATTGCTTCGGTGCGGGAAGAGTTGTAGGTTGAGATGGATAAACTACTTGAGATCAGATGTAAAGAGAGGAAATATATCtactgaggaagaagatcttATTATTAAGCTTCATGCTTCGCTTGGTAATAG ATGGTCTTTGATAGCTGGCCACTTGGCCGGACGAACAGACAACGAAATCAAAAATTACTGGAACTCGCATTTGAGCCGCAAGATCTTCCCTACTACTCCATCTCCTCCTACTATTCCCACTAAACGTCGAACCTCTACCCTGAAGAGCAGGAAACCTCGTAAAACATCGTCTAAAGCAAGGACGTCGACAATAATCGACAAACAAAGTAACACGAATCCTTCGAGTGATGGTAGTAGTGTAGGAGAGCGAATACCTGACTCTTTTCCTTCCGTCGGGGAGATAGAGAATGTGTTAGATGATTTTTTCCATGATGCAGGTCAGTTAAATGTGGACCCTGACAGGGTCGTCTTAAATTTAACTGACCAGCAAATAAATGATATTAATATGGACGTCGAAAATAGTGGACAAATAGTTGAAAGTGGTTCCGCCGCAAGCTCATCAACGAATGATAGCAACGAAGAAGGGAAGGAGTTTGGCCAAGATTGGGAATGGGAATGTGATTGGGATTTTGAAATTGGTAATAACATGGTAGGTTTAGGGTTATTAGGGGGTGAGGAAGAAGATGATATTATGTCATGGCCATGGGTTGAGAATCCAACACAAATAGTGGGGGTGGATGTGGAGAAGCAAGATGCGATGATTGCATGGCTCCTCTCTTAA